TCGAGTGACTTTTTGAAGGAGTAGTGATCAGATCGCTTTTCCAAGGTAACTGAGCCATCGCTGGTCCTGTTCGAAGCGGTTAGGGGTTGAGATCGCCGCGTCGTCATCGGGATATTCAAGCCGTCCTCACACACCATATGGTCGAGCTTCCCGAGATAAGAGAATTTCGGGAGCGGCCGAGGTGTCATGGGATCGCCCGGGTGTCGTCGGACCCTAACCCCAGGTTTTAaggtctgtctgtgtgtgtgtgtgtgtgtgtgtcgaaaAGTCTTCGGTCGGCCAGTGATTGTGCAGGTCTGGTAATTTTCATCGTAATTTTCACCAAATGAGGGGGCAAAACAATGTCCAGGGAGTCACGCTGTAAGAATTTCTTTGTGAGTCGTGGTGGAAGAGGagtagtcaagtcaactttatgtatatagcgctttttacaacagacattgtctcaaagcaactttacaaaatccaggaccgacagatacAGAAACCCCTGTGTGGCAAGGagaaactccctgaaaattacaggaagaaaccttgagaggaaccagactcagcagggcccatccttcttgggtggccaggaggatactttaaataaatacacgatttacacaaatcatacaaacacagaattaaatgatctaaaactggtaataaatagataaataaaaaattaaataataataataatagagtactTGGTCacccacagacagacagacagacagacagacagacagacagacagacagacagacaagcgaGACTTCTGGCCCTCACAGACCTGTACACGGCCTCAGACGGTCAGAAAAGGACCGCGCCAAAAGGACAGGGGGAccgtgccatacggtgcgtctcggcaCGGGGAGCCTCCCGCAGGGCTCCGTTTCGCGTCTGGGCCCTCGGTTCGGCCCCTGGCCCCTAAAAACCACTTCGGATATCCGAGACGCTTTGGTGATATAGACCCTAACCTAGTGTTTCGCGCCAAAAAGGACGGAATTGTGCCATATGGTGCGTCTCGGCACGGGGAGCCTCCCGCAGGTCTCCGTTTCGCGTCTGGGCCCTCGGTTCGGCCCCTATCCCCTAAAAACCACTTCGGGTATCCGAGACGCTTTGGTGATGTAGACCCTAACCTAGTGTTTCGCGCCAAAAAGGACGGAACCCTGCCATATGGTGCGTCTCGGCACGGGGAGCCTCCCGCAGGTCTCCGTTTCGCGTCTGGGCCCTCGGTTCGGCCCCTGGCCTTTAAAAACCACTTTGGGTATCCGAGACGCTTTGGTGATATAGACCCTAACCCTAGTGTTCACGACTACGGTGCCAGACCTGGCTCGTGGTCTCCAGTGCCCGGGCTTCGTTTTTGGATGGACctgtagaaagaaagaaagacagaaagacagaaataaagacagatatcctttatttgtcatatatatatatatatacatagacagatgtacagtacaatgaaattctttcttttcgcatatcccagctggtgtcggaagctggggtcagagcgcagggtcagccgacTTAcgggcgcccctggagcagacggggttaagggcctcgctcgagGACCCGACAGTGGCTACGTAGCAGAgccgggatttgaaccgccaatcttacggtcgatagcccaaagctctacccactaggctaccactgacccCTGTAGGTGGTTAGGGGAAATCTCGCGGAAGCGTCCCGGATACCCAAAGtggtttttctccatttacaggGACCGGGGACCCGGGAGAGCCGCGGGACTCTGGCACGGCGACGCCCGGGCCGGGACACGCCTTTTGACCAAAGCGTTTGACCCTAGGGTCGAACCGCCTCTCGGTGGTTAGGGGAAATCTCGCGGAAGCGTCCCGGATACCCAAAGtggtttttctccatttacaggGACCGGGGACCCGGGAGAGCCGCGGGACTCCGGCACGGCGACGCCCGGGCCGGGACGCGCCTTTCGACCGGACCGTTTGACGATCGGACGGAGTTGTGCTTATGTGTAGGGTACAGATCCCCGTGGCACCGGAGAGGTGGGGGGttgatgagagagagagagagagagagagagagagagagagagagagagacacccGTGGTGATGGCAAACAGAAACTTTAATGACAGAACCCGACACGCAAAACCCAAGAAGGCAACCGTTCACAAACAATGTAACTATTTACAAACAGTGACAAGAGAGGGAAAGAACACCACGTCAAAACAAACCATTCACGAGCAATGACAAAGGACATAACTGTCACCGTGTACAAGTGTTGGTGAACTTGGAAAAATAACTGCCCCAGAACCGAACGTGTTCGCGGGGTccgaagagagaaagagagaggtcGGACGACTTTCCACGCGTTCACCTAGAACGTGGCGCTGGGGTCGAGGGGCATCTCCTCCACCACAATCTCATCGTCGGAGGAGCTCGAACACAAAGGAATCGTCCTCAGGTAGACGCGGGGATGCCCCGAACGGACGATGGCGTCCatcacctcctcctccaccttGACCGGGGTGCCACAGTATGAGTGGTCTGGAGAGGGCCCGAGCCCCAACACCGCGTAACCctggagagacagagagagagagagagagagagagagagacacacagaagGTTGAGACGAGGCCCAGGCTCTCGGTGACGCACTACGGTCTCAAGTCGTGTCTCTCACCGATGGATTACTCCTCTCCGTCTGCACGCACACGGACCTGGGCTCGTCAGAATCTGAGGACTCCCGCAGCCGGAGGATCCTGGAGCGCTTGGCCCTCTGCCCCCGTGGCCGTTCGGGAGTCGAACCGCACACCTcgacctcctcctcctcctctccggAGTCCTCGGGGCTGATCGTGGACCGTTGGCGACGGGTTCTGCGGCGGGGAGTTTCCCGTACGTCGCCCGCTGCCTCCTCCCGAAGTCCGCCCACCTCCTCGtcctcctgctcctcctcctcctcctcctcctcctcctcctcctcctcctcctctcctaAGTCCTCGGGGCTGTGCGCGGACCGTGGGCGAAGGGTAAAGCGGCGGGTAGTGTCCCGTCCGTCGTCGTGCTCGCCCACTGCCTCCTCCTGAATTCTGCGCACCTCCGCGGCCTCCCCGACGCTATTCAGGGGCACGTAAAACTTAGCCGCCACCGATTCTGAGTGGCACATTGCCCGGTGCACCGCGAGCCTCTTTCTGGGGCTGAGGTTCTTGGTCTGAGAATGAACAACGaacaacaaagaaagaaatcaGACTCTACAAAGTCTTTGAGTCGTTGCCGAACGCACGACGTCTCACTCACGTGGTGCACCATGGAGGTACGGAGGTTCCTGAACGTGAAGGAACCTCCGAAGCCCATCCGGGTCCATTCAGTCTTGAAATAAGACAGCACTTTGTTGCACCTGCCACCCGCAGagttgaaaaaaaagaaaggcgaCTCTGACCCGATGAAATGCTCCCGAGCCAAGATCACCCCTTCCAGCCACTCCAGCTCGCGACGGCTCAGGCTGAGCTGCGCGTGGCCGTAGGTCGCGGCGCTCTTGTGTTCCTCGACCTGTGGGACGGAGACACGGGACAAGGTGTTAGCCGGCCCGAACCAGGCAGGGGACCTACCTCACGGGAACCCCGACACGACACTCACGTCTATGATGACGTGGTCACCTTCCACCTCAGCGTTTTGCACTTCCTCCACCTTCAAATTTTTCAGCACGCCGGACCTGTGACCTGAGATGGAGACGAAGTAGCCCGTCAGCAGTCCGAAAACCTGTCGCAGGTTCTCCCTGGAACCGTCCTTGAGGGATTCTGCgggaagagaaaagaaaagaacgGACGGTCGGACAGGGTCTGTCTCGCGCGCGTGCGACAGAGCGTGCACTCACCGATCTTGGCAGGAAGGATGAGGCTGGCCTCCCTGCGGAAGCTCTTCAGATCTTGACCGGAGACTATGTTCTCTGTGGGGCGAAAAGAGCACGAGAGGGGTTATCGGTCACGCGCCACGGACTCCACGGACCTACCGTGAGGTGTTCGGGCGCGAGACTCACTGGTCGCCTGCTTGCGGACAGACTGCCTATGACAGGTCACGTCTCTCTGGATGTCACGCAGTCTAAGCTTTATTTCATTGCGCAGCCACAGGAACTGCACGCCGCTCAAGTTCAGCGTCTTCCTCGGCACATAGGCGAGGAACTCAAAGAACTTTCTGAGGCTCATAAGATTGCTGCGTATGGTGGTGGCAGCCAGCTTGTCTTCAAGCAGTACTCGGATCCAACTGAAAGACAGACGTGAGAGCACGGGACAcgcacgcacaaacacacacacacacacacacgcgcgtaAATCGGAGAGGAGGGCCGAGCACGCACGGCAGAGGAGGACACGTGTCCGATACTCACTTTCGAATACAGCTGTGCGAACCGAGGAACCCAAAGTTCCCCTTGATGAGGCGGCCCTCGCCCGCAAAAATCAAGAAGCGCCTCACGTGGCTGACCGAGCCCTTTGCGTTCTCGATCTTCTTGGATGAAGGGTTGGTCCCGACGCAATGGCTCAGGAAGTCATGCAACTGTTTCTCTGTGAGAGCAAAGACAACGGAGGAATCAAAGACCACGCCTCTGGCATCTCGTGGGAAGGGGTCGTGGCGTACGGACGAGGTGGACGCACTCACCGTACACGGGAGACTCGTGCTTTCTGAAAGTCTCGCGCCTGGAGAACTTCTTCCGGAGAGACTTTTTTTCTGACTACTCACTCAGAAGGAAGGACATATGGAACAGTTTGTCTGGGGAGTCCaaagtgtggggggggggttcccccccccccaacccccccgagTAGGGGGGTTCCCCCCCTAACCCCCCCGAGTAGGGGGGTTCCCCCCCTAACCCCCCGACTCCTCAGCTTCTCCTCCGCTTTCTTGCATCACTTTACATATGATATTTCATCTATATTTCATCCACAGGGTTGAAAAGTATTGaaaaagtatctatctatctatctatccatccatctgtctgccTGTGTCAACATTTACAAACTTCACGAGCCTGACACTACAACACTCGATAACAAAACATTACCTTCAGGAAAGCTGTAGATCAATGACACAATAAATAGTACTATAGTAATATAATAGTtagtaatattatattatagtaatatATAGTAAATATGCTAGTTCAGTGCTTTCAAATCCTCACTCTGTCTGCTGAAAATGCCCTGTGAGCTGCTGACACTTCCTGCTCTGCTctcccctcccctcccctcccctcccctctccctctcactctcactctcactctcacacacttaaTGTTAAACAGTCACTACACATTGAAAAAAACGAATGTTAAACACCTTTTAGTGTCATCACCTTTAGTGATATATCCCCTGACCCTAGTGACTTTGGTCCGGACCTAGCGGGCCTGGGCCTGGGCCTAGGCCTGGGCCTAGGCCTGGGCCTAACCCTACGCGCGTCCGCCTAGGAGGCCGTTTCTCGGAGCCCTCTCGAGCCACGGTCGCGGGGCTCCGGGGTGTCGCTCGGGACGCGCCCCCCTACGCCCCCTCCGATTCCCGAGTCCCGGCGACCTACGCTCCCCTCTCGGGACCCCCGTACGTGCTTTCCGGGCCTAGGCCTACGCGCGCGCGCCTAGGAGGCCGTTTCTCGGAGCCCTCTCGAGCCACGGCCGCGGGGCTCGGGAGCGTCGCTCGGGACGCGCCCCCCTACGCACCCTCCGATTCCCGAGTCCCCTCGACCTCCGCTCCCCTCTCGGGACCCCCGCACGTGCTTTTCGGGCCTGTGCCTACGCGCGTACGCCTGGGAGGCCGTGTCTCGGAGCCCTCTCGAGCCACGGCCGCGGGGCTCGGGAGCGTCGCTCGGGACGCGCCCCCCTACGCACCCTCCGATTCCCGAGTCCCCTCGACCTCCGCTCCCCTCTCGGGACCCCCGTACGTGGTTTTCGGGCCTGTGCCTACGCGCGTACGCCTGGGAGGCCGTGTCTCGGAGCCCTCTCGGGCCACGGCCGCGGGGCTCGGGAGCGTCGCTCGGGACGCGCCCCCCTACGCACCCTCCGATTCTCGAGTCCCCTCGACCCTCCGCTCCCCTCTCGGGACCCCCGTACGTGCTTTTCGGGCCTACGCGCGTCCGCCCGGGAGGCCGTGTCTCGGAGCCCTCTCGGGCCACGGCCGCGGGGCTCGGGGGCGTCGCTCGGGGCGCGCCCCCCTACGCCCCCTCGGATTCCCGAGTCCCCTCGACCTCCGCTCCCCTCTCGGGACCCCCGTACGTTCTTTTCGGGCGTGTCTCGGAGGCCTCTCGAGCCACGGTCGCGGGGCTCCGGGGTGTCGCTCGGGACGCGCCCCCCTACGCCCCCTCCGATTCCCGAGTGCCGGCGACCTCCCCTTCCGCCGGGCCCGACCGTAGACGCCGCGCGTctggggcccgtatctcggcggCCCCTCGACCCACGGCCGCGGGACCCGGAGGCTCCGCCCGTGCCCTGACCCCGCCCGCCCCCTCCGATTCCCGAGTGCCGGCGACCTCCCCTTCCGCCGGGACCGACCCTAGGCGTCGCGCGTccggggcccgtatctcggcggCCCCTCGAGCCACGGCCGCGGGGCTCGGGATCGTCGCTCGGGACGCGCCCCCCTACGCCCCCTCCGATTCCAGCGGGCCTACGACCTCCCCTTCCGCCGGGCCCGACCCTAGACGCCGCGCGTctggggcccgtatctcggcggCCCCTCGGCCCCCGGCCGCGGGACTCGGAGGCTCCGCCCGTGCCCGTGCCCCGCACGTACCGTCCGATTTCGGTAGGCCTACGAGCACTTTCGGAAAACCGCCTTTCTCTTACACACTCTGACACACAGCCCATACTCTTATGCCTCTGCCAGACTATGAGTCCTACACCCAGTGTCCCAGAGAGAGCCTTCGGGCCGGACCTCTCGTATCGGGCCGGGACTCGGCGTGGGCGCCCCCCCGGGCCTGAAGCGCGCCCTGTCCGGAGCCCCGCCCCCTGAGTGGGCGGGAACCGGAAGTAGCCTCGGGAAGGGCCCACGGCCGCGGGGCtcggatatgtcgctcgtgACGCGCCCCTCTACGCCCCCTCCGATTTCGGTGCCGATACGACGTCCTTTCGAAAAAAGGCCCGTTTCCCACCCACTATAAGCCTTATTATCTcaactctcacacacagactacTCACTCAGAAGGAAGGACATATGGAACAGTTTGTCTGGGGAGTCCaaagtgtgggggggggggggggttccccccccccaacccccccgagTAGGGGGGTACCccccctaacccccccccccccacccacccccgacccccccccctcctccagAAAACACCGACTCCTCAGCTTCTCCTCCGCTTTTCTTGCAGCGGGGGGCACCGTGTCCACACGGATGATCTGTGAGGAGGTTCACCCCACAGATTCACCCTAGGTTCACCCCACACGTTGATACTCGCTCACATCTTCTGTACCTTTCTATAAAGAGATATCCGTGTCCACTTTTCCACTGTTTGCATGTGACATATCAATGACCTAGGACATATGGAACAGTTTGTCTGGGGAGTCCAAAGTGTGGGGGGGGgttccccccccccaacccccccgagTCGGGGGGGTTCCCCCCCCTGCCCCCCTGGAGAAGACACCTATTTCTCAGCTTCTCCTGCATCTCAGACATGTGTGCACTTCCGCTTTCTTGCAGCGGGGGGCACCGTGTCCACACGGATGATCTGTGAGGAGGTTCACCAGATCACAAGTTCCTTTCCATGCCGTGTCCTAGACGGCTGCTCTGTCGCCGGGCCCGAGGGTCCGGGCTCCCGTGGATAGACCGCATCTGGCCCCTTTCTGTCaggggtctgtctgtctgtccgtccgtccgtccgtctgtctttcTCACCGGACCACAGGAGACAGATGAAGGACGTATCGAGCAGTTCGTCCGGGTGGTTAGTGAACAATATAACCAAAGCGTCATCGACGACGGGCCCTCCCTCGCCTCCTGGGGCCCGGGACCCGACGAGGGGAACGTTCACCGCATGGGAAGCGACCCGGACTCGTATTGATTTGGGAATACAGGCTTTTACGTCTGTGGTGAGTCACATCTTCTGTACCTTTCTATAAAGACACATCGATGTGCAGTTTTCTATTGTCCGCGTGTAAGATATCAATGACGACAGGTGACCTAGGACGTGTCGAGCAGTTCGGCCGGGTGGTTAGTGAACAATATAACCAAAGCGTCATCGAAGAGGGgccctcccttccttcctgGGGCCCGGGACCCGACGAGGGAACGTTCACCGGATGGTAAGCGATCTGgactttgtaatttttttgggAACAATGGCTTTTACGTCTATACTCACTCACATCATCTGTACCTTTCTATAATGTGGTGTCCATGTCCACTTCTCCACTGTTTGCATGTGAAATATCAATGACCTAGGACATATGGAACAGTTTGTCTGGGGAGTCCAAAGTGTGGGGGGTACCCCCCCTAACCCCCCCGACCCCCCCTGCCCCCCTGGAAAAAACACCTATTTCTCAGCTTCTCCTCCATCTACACATGTGTGCACTTCCACTTTCTTGCAGCGGGGGGCACCGTGTCCACACGGATGATCTGTGAGTTTCACCCCACACATTGATACTCACATCACCTGTACCTTTCTATAAAGAGATATCCATGTCCACTTTCCCACTGTTTCCATGTGAAATATCAAGGACCTAGGACATATGGAACAGTTTGTCTGGGGAGTCCAAAGTGTGGGGGGGggttcccccccccccaacccccccgagTAGGGGGGTGCCCCCcctaaccccccacccccccacccccaaaacACCCCCCCTTCGTAAAAAGGAGGCATCTTTCACCGATTTCTCCACGTACGGTCCTATGGGCCTGTTCTTCGGCcttcgcacacacacacacaccccgggGACGGTCACGGGGGTCCCCCCGGACTCGGGTCGCACGTACCGGGCCCGTACTGGGTGTGGGCGCCCCCCCGGACGCCCCTGGCGGGCCGACGGAAGCCCCGCCCCCTAAGTGGGCGGGAACCGGAAGTAGCCGGGGGGAGGTCCTAGAGACACGGGACCGACGCGGGCGTCCTCACACGCCCGCGCCCTGGCCGCACGCCGATTACGGGGCCGATCGGACCGCGTCCCGGGCGGAGATCGCCGGGGGCCCCCGGGGCCCCTCGGGGCGGAGCGCCCCGGCACGACGGGCGCCCCCTCCGGGTCCCGGGACGATCGGACGGGGTCCGCCCGAGACTCGGGCCGGGGCCCCCGGGGACCCCGCGGGGGGCCCCCCCTGCCCCACGGGCGCGCCCCGTGCGCTCCGGGGCCCGTCGTGGGAAGGGATCGCTAAAGTGTGACGGGGACCGTTTGGCCATCTGGCCCCGCCCCCCAGGGGCCACACCGCAGACTCCTGGGGCGATCGGGACCGGTCGG
The sequence above is a segment of the Trichomycterus rosablanca isolate fTriRos1 unplaced genomic scaffold, fTriRos1.hap1 scaffold_284, whole genome shotgun sequence genome. Coding sequences within it:
- the LOC134307514 gene encoding uncharacterized protein LOC134307514 — translated: MGFGGSFTFRNLRTSMVHHTKNLSPRKRLAVHRAMCHSESVAAKFYVPLNSVGEAAEVRRIQEEAAAGDVRETPRRRTRRQRSTISPEDSGEEEEEVEVCGSTPERPRGQRAKRSRILRLRESSDSDEPRSVCVQTERSNPSGYAVLGLGPSPDHSYCGTPVKVEEEVMDAIVRSGHPRVYLRTIPLCSSSSDDEIVVEEMPLDPSATF
- the LOC134307515 gene encoding collagen alpha-1(I) chain-like; the protein is MAQEVMQLFLCESKDNGGIKDHASGISWEGVVARPFLGALSSHGRGAPGCRSGRAPLRPLRFPSPGDLRSPLGTPEAVSRSPLEPRPRGSGASLGTRPPTHPPIPESPRPPLPSRDPRTCFSGLCLRAYAWEAVSRSPLEPRPRGSGASLGTRPPTHPPIPESPRPPLPSRDPRTWFSGLCLRAYAWEAVSRSPLGPRPRGSGASLGTRPPTHPPILESPRPSAPLSGPPYVLFGPTRVRPGGRVSEPSRATAAGLGGVARGAPPYAPSDSRVPSTSAPLSGPPYVLFGRVSEASRATVAGLRGVARDAPPYAPSDSRVPATSPSAGPDRRRRASGARISAAPRPTAAGPGGSARALTPPAPSDSRVPATSPSAGTDPRRRASGARISAAPRATAAGLGIVARDAPPYAPSDSSGPTTSPSAGPDPRRRASGARISAAPRPPAAGLGGSARARAPHVPSDFVSQREPSGRTSRIGPGLGVGAPPGLKRALSGAPPPEWAGTGTGGTVSTRMICEEVHQITSSFPCRVLDGCSVAGPEGDLGRVEQFGRVVSEQYNQSVIEEGPSLPSWGPGPDEGTFTGCRGEVLETRDRRGRPHTPAPWPHADYGADRTASRAEIAGGPRGPSGRSAPARRAPPPGPGTIGRGPPETRAGAPGDPAGGPPCPTGAPRALRGPSWEGIAKV